The bacterium genome contains a region encoding:
- a CDS encoding phosphotransferase → MNNLDVLIKRTNLNISFDEFLKDIEGKFTSIGKIGNYSPINEGYEDANIILNTSTGKYVLKIFLAERELGNINSYVKILTECKKVGVPTTEILLDFNNGLGVFENEGIKTYYIITKFFEGNNFQNTTPTIEDIRKVTECVAKLNTLNFEVGEGYDSWGIKAFPEEYKNKKEKLTPEQDSLIKDIYEEYLKLDMTSFSKSVIHGDMQRKHVIKNSNNEYCILDFGCMAYDYKVIELATYLAWFCIQKDTWKDKDLIYKEVLDIYNSIHHLSEQEILSLPLLIKVSCSAYYVTTSVMINEGDTSEETLDWHNRSKKLLELSKISISNLSTLG, encoded by the coding sequence ATGAACAACCTAGACGTATTGATTAAAAGAACAAATTTAAATATTTCATTTGATGAATTTTTGAAAGATATTGAAGGTAAATTTACATCAATAGGAAAAATTGGAAATTATTCTCCGATCAATGAAGGATATGAAGATGCAAATATTATTTTAAATACTTCAACTGGTAAATATGTTTTAAAAATATTTTTAGCTGAAAGAGAATTAGGAAACATAAACAGCTATGTAAAAATACTAACTGAATGTAAAAAAGTTGGAGTACCAACTACAGAAATACTATTAGATTTTAATAATGGACTTGGTGTATTTGAAAATGAAGGTATAAAAACATACTACATAATTACAAAGTTTTTTGAAGGTAATAACTTTCAGAATACTACTCCAACAATTGAAGATATAAGAAAAGTTACCGAGTGTGTAGCAAAATTAAACACTTTAAATTTCGAAGTTGGAGAGGGTTATGATTCTTGGGGAATTAAAGCATTTCCTGAAGAGTATAAAAATAAAAAAGAAAAATTAACTCCTGAACAAGACTCATTAATCAAAGATATTTATGAAGAATATCTGAAGTTAGACATGACTAGTTTTAGTAAGTCAGTTATCCATGGAGACATGCAAAGAAAACATGTTATCAAAAATAGTAACAACGAATATTGTATTTTAGATTTTGGTTGTATGGCGTATGACTACAAAGTTATTGAGTTAGCAACCTATCTTGCTTGGTTTTGCATACAAAAAGATACTTGGAAAGATAAAGATTTAATCTATAAAGAGGTATTAGATATCTACAATTCAATACACCATCTATCAGAGCAAGAGATATTATCACTTCCTCTTTTAATTAAAGTTTCTTGTTCTGCATATTATGTGACAACTTCTGTGATGATAAATGAAGGTGATACTAGTGAAGAAACACTAGATTGGCACAATAGATCAAAGAAGCTGTTGGAATTATCTAAAATATCGATATCAAACTTATCTACTTTGGGGTGA
- a CDS encoding bifunctional class I SAM-dependent methyltransferase/NUDIX hydrolase, which yields MCRAGRTNKWWFCKSSSNIIQFSMNKNDQWDKLHKHYKNQDWIEKPNIFAEEVLEYLPNNGKILCLGDGQGQDGRFFAIKGYEVTSADISEEAQNINKEKIKVQGLKNISVERLDLRERFPYYDASFDVVYAHLSLHYFSEEVTKSIFKEIKRVLKGGGILAVFTNSVNDPEFNTGKRIEQELFEIEGIQKRFFSKYSMDYFAQDFQVVLLDDNGKTYKDEAKGVHNLIRFVGKNYARRNNQIALPFVSAIVERENNGEKEVLIQTRWRPNAEWNYHNTIEIPAGVLDKGYENVLDAVKREVKEETGLDVTEIVGLEKTDIHSPKDDASYAFKPFACSQQLKAGLPWVGFCFVCKVKEGETKQQEDETRNVRWAKKSELKQMIKETPGKFFTLHLGVLEMYLKD from the coding sequence ATGTGCAGGGCAGGAAGAACAAACAAGTGGTGGTTTTGTAAATCCTCTAGTAATATAATTCAGTTTAGTATGAACAAAAATGACCAGTGGGACAAACTTCATAAACATTATAAAAATCAAGATTGGATTGAAAAGCCAAATATCTTTGCAGAAGAAGTATTAGAGTATTTACCAAATAATGGAAAAATACTTTGTTTAGGAGATGGGCAAGGACAAGACGGAAGATTTTTTGCAATTAAGGGATATGAAGTAACCTCAGCAGATATTTCAGAAGAGGCACAAAACATAAACAAAGAAAAAATAAAAGTGCAGGGTTTAAAAAACATTTCAGTTGAAAGATTAGATTTAAGAGAAAGGTTTCCGTATTATGATGCAAGTTTTGATGTTGTGTATGCACATTTGTCTCTACATTATTTTTCTGAAGAAGTAACAAAAAGTATTTTTAAAGAAATCAAAAGAGTACTAAAAGGTGGTGGAATACTTGCAGTATTTACAAACTCAGTTAATGACCCTGAGTTTAACACGGGGAAAAGAATAGAACAGGAACTATTTGAGATAGAAGGTATACAAAAAAGATTTTTCTCAAAGTATTCAATGGATTATTTTGCACAAGATTTTCAGGTAGTTCTTTTGGATGACAACGGAAAGACATATAAAGATGAAGCAAAAGGAGTGCACAATTTAATTAGATTTGTTGGTAAAAACTATGCTAGAAGAAATAACCAAATTGCATTACCTTTTGTATCAGCAATTGTAGAAAGAGAAAATAATGGAGAAAAGGAAGTTTTAATTCAAACAAGATGGAGACCAAATGCAGAATGGAATTATCACAACACTATTGAAATTCCTGCAGGCGTGTTAGATAAAGGGTATGAGAATGTACTTGATGCAGTTAAAAGAGAAGTTAAGGAAGAAACAGGACTTGATGTCACTGAAATTGTAGGTTTAGAAAAAACTGATATTCACTCTCCAAAAGATGATGCTTCATATGCTTTTAAACCTTTTGCTTGTTCACAACAACTAAAAGCAGGACTTCCTTGGGTTGGATTTTGTTTTGTTTGTAAAGTAAAAGAGGGAGAAACTAAACAACAAGAAGATGAGACGAGAAATGTTAGATGGGCTAAAAAATCAGAACTCAAACAAATGATTAAAGAAACTCCAGGTAAATTCTTTACCTTGCATTTAGGAGTTTTAGAAATGTATTTAAAAGATTAA
- a CDS encoding ASCH domain-containing protein: protein MKRIKFAPNLVQLVLDGTKTSTWRLWDDKDLQTGDIVEFVNAETLEVFSKAELTKVIEKPFKDLTDDEKEGHEKYINTEEMSKKFEEYYHKPVDENTLFKIVHFRLIK from the coding sequence ATGAAAAGAATAAAATTTGCTCCAAATTTAGTACAACTAGTTCTTGATGGAACAAAAACTTCAACTTGGAGATTGTGGGATGACAAAGATTTACAAACTGGAGATATCGTTGAATTCGTAAATGCAGAAACGCTTGAAGTATTTTCAAAGGCAGAACTTACAAAAGTAATAGAAAAGCCCTTTAAGGATTTAACAGACGATGAAAAAGAAGGACATGAGAAATATATTAACACAGAAGAAATGTCTAAAAAATTTGAGGAATATTATCACAAGCCTGTTGATGAAAATACTTTATTTAAAATAGTTCACTTTAGACTCATTAAATAA
- a CDS encoding SET domain-containing protein-lysine N-methyltransferase, with protein sequence MMYVKYYEKEIPDKGMGVFASEFIPKGTLIWKLTETKKFTKEEWEKLPHEIRKDAYPDSDGNFVAAVGKGESWNHSCDTNTWWTADDELSARRDIQKDEELTYDYATSDIDETKGTDVAYDWECKCGSKNCRKILHWNDILEPEIYNTYKGHLPSWVEKFVKEHNKNI encoded by the coding sequence ATGATGTATGTTAAATACTACGAAAAAGAAATCCCAGACAAAGGGATGGGTGTTTTTGCTTCTGAATTTATACCAAAAGGAACATTAATTTGGAAACTTACTGAAACTAAAAAGTTTACAAAAGAAGAATGGGAAAAGTTACCCCATGAAATTAGAAAAGATGCATATCCAGACAGTGATGGTAATTTTGTGGCTGCAGTTGGTAAAGGAGAATCATGGAATCATAGTTGTGACACTAACACTTGGTGGACAGCAGATGATGAACTATCAGCAAGAAGAGATATACAAAAAGATGAAGAGCTAACATATGATTATGCAACTTCAGACATTGATGAAACTAAAGGGACAGATGTTGCTTACGATTGGGAATGTAAATGTGGTTCAAAAAACTGTAGAAAGATTCTTCATTGGAATGACATTTTAGAACCAGAAATCTACAACACTTACAAAGGTCATTTACCTAGTTGGGTGGAGAAATTTGTAAAGGAACATAATAAAAATATATGA
- the typA gene encoding translational GTPase TypA, whose amino-acid sequence MDIRNIAIIAHVDHGKTTLVDALLRQSHTELKKEVADQEAIMDSNDLERERGITIFSKNASVMYKDTKINIIDTPGHADFGGEVERVLSMADGALLLVDAKEGPMPQTRFVLKHALKMGLKIIVVVNKIDKQGARSEWVQGKTFDLFVELGADETTAFFPTIYSSGRDGLAGFEPDLSKMKDITPIFEEILKYIPAPDADPEKPLQMLVSNIGKDNYKGRIAIGRIKNGKLSSNSDVIHINREGIQKKAKITSITTFKGLAKQEETEAIAGDIVAVTGILDATIGETIADINNPIALPVISIEEPTVKMVFMVNDSPFGGKEGDFKTSSQIRERLYKELDTDVALQVYDNVDGTWTVCGRGELHLAILIERMRREGYEFAVSRPYVINKTIDGKVLTPYEKVYIDVPEEYSGVVIQHMGVRHGKMDDMYKNEEGIVSLEFTVSTKELIGFRGELITDTKGMGVMNTAFFDYLPDDGFTRKRDRGSMVAHETGETRLYGLVNVQDQGQLFIGPAVKVYKGQVVGQSSRAGDMQVNVCKEKALSNMRSKGDGSAEHFNTPKEMLLDDALEYIDDTELVEVTPKTIRIRKIILDEAEAKRKKSMGIK is encoded by the coding sequence ATGGATATACGAAACATTGCTATTATTGCCCACGTTGACCATGGAAAAACCACACTTGTGGATGCACTTTTGCGTCAGTCACACACAGAACTTAAAAAAGAAGTTGCTGATCAAGAAGCAATAATGGACAGTAATGATCTTGAACGCGAAAGAGGAATTACAATTTTTAGTAAAAACGCTTCAGTAATGTACAAGGATACAAAAATAAATATTATAGATACTCCAGGTCATGCTGATTTTGGTGGGGAAGTAGAACGAGTTCTTTCCATGGCTGATGGAGCCCTACTTTTAGTTGATGCTAAAGAAGGGCCTATGCCACAGACAAGGTTTGTGTTAAAACACGCACTTAAAATGGGTTTAAAAATTATTGTAGTTGTAAATAAAATAGATAAACAAGGAGCAAGATCTGAATGGGTACAAGGCAAAACTTTTGACTTGTTTGTTGAACTTGGTGCAGACGAGACAACAGCATTCTTCCCAACAATATACTCAAGTGGTAGAGATGGCCTTGCAGGTTTTGAACCCGATCTTTCCAAGATGAAAGATATTACTCCAATATTTGAAGAGATTCTAAAATATATACCTGCACCTGATGCAGACCCTGAAAAACCACTCCAAATGCTTGTCAGTAATATCGGTAAAGATAACTACAAAGGTAGAATTGCGATAGGAAGAATTAAAAATGGAAAACTATCTAGCAATTCTGACGTTATTCATATAAACAGAGAAGGTATACAAAAAAAGGCAAAGATTACGTCAATTACCACGTTCAAAGGTTTGGCCAAACAAGAGGAAACAGAAGCAATTGCCGGTGACATTGTAGCAGTTACTGGAATTTTAGACGCAACAATTGGAGAAACAATTGCTGATATCAATAACCCAATAGCGCTTCCAGTTATCTCGATTGAAGAGCCAACGGTCAAAATGGTCTTTATGGTTAACGATTCGCCATTTGGTGGTAAAGAAGGTGACTTTAAAACATCAAGCCAAATAAGGGAAAGACTTTATAAAGAATTAGACACTGATGTGGCTTTACAAGTATATGACAACGTGGACGGTACTTGGACAGTTTGTGGTAGAGGAGAACTACATTTAGCCATTCTTATTGAAAGAATGAGGAGAGAAGGATATGAGTTTGCAGTATCAAGGCCATATGTTATTAATAAAACCATTGACGGAAAGGTTTTAACCCCATATGAGAAGGTGTATATAGACGTACCAGAGGAATATTCAGGCGTTGTAATACAACATATGGGTGTAAGGCATGGAAAAATGGATGATATGTACAAAAATGAAGAGGGAATAGTATCCCTTGAGTTTACTGTCTCTACAAAAGAGTTAATAGGTTTTAGAGGGGAACTTATTACTGACACAAAAGGTATGGGTGTTATGAATACCGCATTTTTTGATTACCTACCAGATGATGGTTTTACTAGAAAAAGAGATAGAGGATCAATGGTAGCCCATGAAACAGGAGAAACAAGGCTTTATGGCTTAGTTAATGTTCAAGACCAAGGGCAATTATTTATTGGACCTGCAGTTAAAGTATATAAAGGGCAAGTTGTTGGGCAAAGTAGCAGAGCTGGAGATATGCAAGTTAATGTTTGCAAGGAAAAAGCACTTTCCAATATGAGATCAAAAGGTGATGGATCTGCAGAACATTTCAATACTCCAAAAGAAATGCTTTTAGACGACGCACTAGAATACATTGATGACACAGAGTTAGTTGAAGTAACACCAAAAACAATCAGGATTAGAAAAATAATTCTTGATGAAGCAGAAGCTAAACGTAAAAAATCAATGGGGATTAAGTAA